The Geobacillus genomosp. 3 genome segment CGATGATCAGGCCGCCCTTATCCTTGTTCCAAACGATCGTTACTGGGGAATCAAAAAGGTCGCGGATCGTTTCAGCAAATTCGATTTTGTCGGTGATCGGCCGGTTCACGATGAAGTGAATCAACCGGCAGTACGGAGCAGCCAGCATGGCGGGTGCCGCTGGGTCGCCGCTTGCCATCCAGCGCTTCCACGCCCGCTCCTCTTCACTTTCTCGTTCCCGCCGGTGATCGGCCGGGATCAAAAACAGCGCCAGCAATTGTCGTTCCCGTTTCGTTAACCGCTGTTTGGCGATGCCAATCTCATCGCCGTCGGCAGTATAAAACCATTCGTATGCTTCCGGATCTTCCGGCTGGCCGTTAATGACGATATCTTCTTCATAAAGTAACTTGAGCTCTTTTAACATTGCGGCGCAACCCTTTCTGTCATTTTTTTACTCATTATAACAAAAAACCGACTTTCCCGACGCCGGGAAAATCGGTTCATTGGTCAATCGCCTGCTTCATAAGGGGGTTCCTCTTTTACAAGGTCGCGCGCTTCCTCGATATTGACCTCATCGCCGCGACCGTGCACAGCGCCGCCGGCCATTCCTTCATTAATCATCCGGTCGATATCCATATAATATTCATCGCGCCCTTCGTACAAAACGTCTTGGTGTCCGGCTTCTTTCCGTTCCATCGTTTTGCTCCTTTCTCATCGTTTTTTTCTAGTTTGCGCGGAATAGGCATACGTTATCCACTGACCTCATATGGATAATCAGAACAAGCGGGAAGGAGCGAATAGGGCATGATCGTTTCCATTAAAAAGCTGATCGAAACGACCGCCGCAACTGAAACAAAGGCGAGACAGCTCGCCGGGACCGGAACGGACGAGCCGACATGGGCTCGCTACTTAGAAGAGACCCGCCGGCAGCAGAAGCTTTGGCAATATGTGCATTATTTAGTGTCCGGCGCTAACGTGGAATGCCATGAAGGAAGAGGGCGAAAAGAAACGGGGGCCAGCCGTTTGGACTTGCTGCAATCCTTGGCGGAAGCAGAATGGGAAAAGGCAAAGTTATGCCGGGACATTTGCGGACGATTGGATGGTGCGGCCAAACAGGCGGCCAGCCAAGTAGTTCGTCAGGCGCTTCAGTACAGCCGTGAGTTTTGGGCTATGGCACAAGATGAGCTAATTCGGCAAACAGCTGATTAAGCCGCCTGAGACGCTGCGTTTCAATTTCCGGTTCGTCAAACACCATCGGTTTGGCGTTCATTTCATAAACGTACAGCTGCCGTTCGCGGCCGACACCGATGTCGGCGGAAAATTCGCCGACAAAGCCGAACCGCTCGCTAAGGCGTTCACCGCTAAGGGCAATCAGTTGCCCGAGCGCCTGTTCGTCGATGCGTTCTTTGACTTCTGTGTATGGCAATACGGTTCCACCATGAAAAGTGTGGGTGGTCAGCGACTGCGTTCCGGCAAGGCGGACACCGACGCCGGTAATCGTGTAGCGGCCGCGCTGCCAATGAGCAAGCACGCGCAAATCGTAACGGCGGCCGTTCCACGTATCGGTGTCAGCTGCTGCTTGGACAATGTAACGACAAGATTGGAGAAGGGGCGCCAGCTCATCGAGCGCCCTCAACCGTTTTTGGCCGCGGGGAGATTCGCATATGGCCGCCGCCCCAGGCAAGGCGGTGAGGCGGAATAAGCCGTTTCCTCTTGACCCGCTATCTTGTTTGACATAGATGCAGCTGTATTGATCAAGCCAAGCACGCACGTCATCCACCGTGTCAACAAGTGCAGTCGGCAACAAGTACGGCCAAAGCCGACGGTCAGTCCGCAATGTGTCGTAAACGTCCGACTTGCGGAAAAAGGAGCGGTTGACGAGCGGGATGCCGCGAGCGGCAAGCCGGGCCGCTGCTGTTTGAAACGGCTCGCTTTGTTCTTCCTCGCGGCTTTTTACCCGGTTGTAGACGGCGTCTGGCAACGGGGTAAACGATTCGACAAAACGCTCGAGCGCCGGGACGAATACATAGCCGGAGACCGTTTTCTCACCGATGCCGGCTGCTGTGCTGACGATGGTGATCCCGCCATTAGCATGGAACGAGCGGATGACAGTCTCAAGCCACGGCTTTCTCCCGCCAAGCAAAGCCGGAATGGACGATTCGCTCACCAAAATGCCGACAAGCGGTCCGACCCGCCCGCCTTGTGCGCGAACGGCAAAAGTAAGATCGGGAAGAGAAGCGGTGAAGACGAGCTGGCCGCTGCCAAATCGATAAAGCCCGCCCGCTTCCTTGCAAACCCACTCGCCCGTGTCGCGCCGATAGCCGATCACGATCATGGCCAAAGCGCCTCTGGTTCGGTGATGGCCGTTTTGCTTAGGTGGACGGCATAAGCGAGCGGCAGCAGCGACGTGCGCTCATCTGCCTCCTTAAGCCCTGGATGCTTAAAAATTGAGCGCCCTGGTTTGGAGTTGGCTTCGAACATCCAAATTTTCCCCTGTTTATCCACACCGAGGTCAAAGCCGATTTCACCGATCAAAGTTTCCGATGTTTCGTCAAGGCAGCGGCTAAGTGTAAGAGCGGCGTTATGCAGACGTGCCAACACGGTTTCGCGCTGGGCAGTGTCCGGAAAAATGTCTTCGAGTGTTTTAACGATTCCGCCGCTGTTCATATGAGTGGTGATGCTTTGCCTTCCGGCGATTTTGGCCGCGATGGCGCTCACTTGCCATTGGCCGTATTCATTTTTATTAGTATGGACGCGAAAATCCGTCGGCCGGCCATTGACGGTCATGAGCGGCACAGCCTGCTGAATGACGCAGCGATGCAGTGGCGCCTCGGCAAGCAAATAATGCCATAGTGCCATGGCAGTTGGAAACAGGGCGGTTTTCGTTTCCCCTTGTTCATCGCGAAAACGGCATTCGTATACATTGTTTTTTTGGGCCAAATGGTAGATGCCGCGGCCGAGGCTCCCATCCGCCGGTTTCACATACGCTTCCGTGTAGCGGGTGAGAAACTGTTCGACTGTCTGCCATGTAATATGGGCAGATGTCGCTGGCAAGTACGGTCGCGCTTCGCGATGGGTGGCGAGTTGACGGTAAATATCCCATTTGTTGAAAAAATGACCATTAAACACCGGAATGCCATAAGCGGTTTGCAACGTCTCGGTGATCGTTTGAAACATTTCGTTATTTTCAATGCGCCGGTTTGGCAGGCGGTTGTAAATAACGGTCGGCAATGGCACCGTATGGCGCTCCCAACCGCGTTCCGTATAAAAATAGCCGTTGATCATTCCGTTTTCCCAGTCGATATGGGAAGGGCCGAACAAAAAAGCGAATCCGCCGACTTGTTTCTCTTGCGCTAACAGTTTGGCGAAGAAAAAACTGCGCCCCCCGACCGGCCGCTGAAGCGACTTTGTAAATCCGGCGGTGAAAACGCCGACAAGCGGACCGAAATGGACGGCTTCCGCGGTTAAAAAGACGTGGACGTTAGCGGCAAACGGAATGGATAGGCGCCGGGCGACGTCACTTGTGATGACCACGCGGTCGGTGAGCGCGGAAGAGGAAACAATCCGGCACGGGACAAGCACGCTGCCAAACGCAGCTGCCGTTTGTCCGTTTGCTTGAAGCGAGGCGGGCAAGGTGACCGTGTTCTCCCCGTTTTTGTCAATGATGAATTCATAGGTCATCGACTGTTCCCCCCGCCCGCCAAAAACAAACAGTAGCGGAGCGGCGCTTCATAAATGCCGTTTTGTTGCTCCGCAGAGAGGATGTTGACGACTTTTCTCCCTGGTTTGGAATTCACATCCAAAATCCAGACCGCCCCGTTGTCGGCCACGCCAAGATCTAAGCCAATCTCAAACAGTGGGCCGAACTCACTGTCGATATAAGTTGGCAGTGTGCGGATGATCGTTTCGATACTATCAAGCACGACGATGCGCTTTGGAGACGGCAGGCAATCAAGCCAATCCGCAAATGGCCGAATATCGGCCCCAGCGCGGACGTTGGCCACCCACGTTCCCGCGTGCCCGATCCGCACGGCCCGCACTTGTTCGATCCAACGGCCGGTTTCATCTTTTTGCAATAAAACGCGAAGATCAAACGGTTCGTTCGCCGGAGTGGACAGTGAAAGAAGCGGCTGCAGCGCGTAGCCGTCGCGGCGGTTCAACGAGGTGACAAGCTGATCCAGTTCTCTCCGGCGGGTGATGACCGCCCGTTCTTTGCCGCTCCCGTCTTGGACGGATAACGTTTTCCCTTTTTTTTGGATAACGTAAATACCGCGTCCGGCGGAACCGTGCACCGGCTTGGCAATGACGGCCTGTTCGCGACGGAGAAGCTCGAGCATGTCATCAGCGCGTTCGAGACGGACGGTCGGCGGCACATACGCCGACAGAAGCGGATGGGCCGAAAGCGATTCGTACACCTCCCACTTGTTGGGCAGGCCATAGCCTAAAAAGACCAAGTCAGGCCGCTGCTTTAGCCAACGCATTATCGGTTTCGCTTTTTTCGAACGATCGTCATGGCCGTAAAAGCAACGGTCGTATAAAAACGGTGGAATGGGAAAGACGGCATCCGCCCATTCGTTCGTCTCTTCCTGAAAGACAAAGCCGTGAACGTGTTCCGTCTGTGGGTCAATATTCAGCGGCGAAAAACGGCAAACCGAAATGCCGTAGCGCCCGGCGCGTTTAGCCACTTCGGTGCAATAGCCGCGGTCTTGCTGTTCGTCAAGGGTGACAAAACCGAGTGAAATCAACGTCGTTCACTCCCTTTCCTCCATCAATGCTAAACAATAGTCCATAACTGCTTTCGCCGACGGACGAACGGATTGTGGAGAGGCTGTCGGTTCCGTCTGTTTCGACGGTTTTGTGTTCACTTCAATGATCCAAGGATGGTCATGGACATCAATCGCGAGATCGATCCCCAACTCCCCATACAGCCCTTCCGCTTCAAGCGTCAGCACGGCCGCCGCTTCCAACGCAATTTCTTTGAGAAGCTGTTTTTTCTGGAAAGCGTCTGATGCTGTGTACCATTCTCGCAATACGGGATTGACCGCCATCAGTTCCCCGCCCCGAGCGAGATTGGCGACAAACTGATGGGGCGGCGCCACACGGGCGACCGCTGAGGTAACACGCCAATCATTGTTGCGAACGCGATGGCAAAGAAGCCGGAAATCGACCGGGCGGCCGTCAAATGTGCGGAGATCAAGCCCTTGTTGAATGATCATTGTCGTCTTCGTTCGTTGCCGCAAAGCGGAAACTACATGGTCTATCGAGCTGTATATGGCTGTCGAAGCGGAAGTGGAGTGGCGAAGACAAATTCCGCCATCCAAACGTTCAAGGCAGAAAATCCCTCGCCCTTGGCTGCCGTGGATCGGTTTGAGAAAGACGGATGGGAAGGCGGCCAAAAAGGCTTCAAGCGTGTGTTCGTTGTTCCATAATGCCGTTTTGGGCAAATAGGGATGCAAGTACTCGTGCCGCTCGAAATAGCGATGCACTTCCCATTTATGCAAAAAACGGCGATTGAATATCGTTCCCCCTTCCTCGGCAAGCCGGGTGAGCAGCCCGGTGAACAAAGGAGTATATTCCGATTGGCGCGAGTGGAGCCGGTTGTAGATGACATCAGCCGGAGGAACATCTCGTTTCCTCCACTCACCGCCAACCCATTGATAGCCTATGTGCTGCAAATAAAGCGACGGCGATGTGACGTAAACAAAGAGGCCGCGCTCTTCCCCGTATTGCGCCAGTTCCTCGCAAAAACGATGGATGGAGCCAAAATATGTTTGTTCACTTGTTTCCTTCATTTCCGTCAGCACGGCAACGGTTCGTTGTTCGTTCATCGCAGTCCCTCATTTGCGCATTCGTCAGGCAAGGTCTATAATGAAAAATTAGGCAAACGTTTATACCGTATCGTATGATGAGGGCTGCTGTTTGGTGACAGCGGCACGGACGGAAGGGGAAGATGATGGACACGTTCGTTTATTTGTTGTTTATGATCGCGGTCGGGGCGCTAATCGGTGGAGTGACGAACTTTATCGCGATCGTCATGTTGTTTCGCCCGTATGAGCCGATATACATATTTGGAAAACAGCTGCCGTTCACCCCTGGCTTGATCCCAAAACGGAGGCGGGAACTCGCGGAACAGCTCGGGAAAACAGTCGTTGAGCATTTAGTGACACCGGAAGGGCTGCGTCGGAAGCTAACGGATCATGACTTTGCTGTAGGAATGGCTGACTGGGGACGTGAATGGTTGAAACGATGGCTTTCGCGCCAAGAAACACCAGCACAGCTGCTCGAGCGCCTCGGCGTCCATTCGCCTGATGAACGGCTTAGCGAGTTGGCGGCTAAGGAGATCGAGCAGGTGTATGAACGATGGGGCGAAACGTGGCGTCTGCGGCCCATTCGCGATCTATTGCCGCCGGAACTGAAGCAAACGATGGAGGCGCGCGTTGAAGCCTTGGCCGGCTACCTGGCCGATCGGGTGCTCGATTATTTCAGCAGTGAAGAAGGAAAACAACAGCTGGCCGGCATGATCCACCGCTTTTTCCAGGAGAGAGGGATGGTCGGGGGCATGTTGCAAATGTTGCTCGGCAATGTCAATTTCGTCGATAAAGTGCAATCGGAGCTCAGCAAATTTTTGCGCCATGCCGGTACGAGAGCGATGCTCGCCCGCCTTCTTTGGGCGGAATGGAACAAATGGATCAGCTATCCGCTGGCCGCTGTTGAAGAGATGATCGGTCGCCGGCGCATTCGTGAGGCGGTGAGTGCCGCCGCCCGCAGTCTTGTGCGAAACAACGGCTGGCTGCACCGCCCCATCGCCGTGCTGATCGCTCCGTATGAACAAAAACTGTTCGACCGTCTCGTTCCGCAAGCGGTGGGCGCAGCGGTTCGCGTGCTTGGGGACAAAATGGAGGGGATCGTGGCGCAGCTCGGATTGGCGGACATTGTCCGCGATCAAGTTGAATCGTTTTCGCTAAGGCGATTAGAGGCGATCATTTTGTCGATCGCTCGCCGTGAGTTGAAAATGATCACGTATTTGGGCGCTTTTCTTGGCGGGATGATCGGCGCTGTTCAAGGCGTCATCGGCTTATGGCTGTAGCCGGAGGCATATCGCCGCCCGCCGGCGCATACGTTAGAACGTGAACGATATTAATGTAGGAGGCTCCTGTTTATGTCTGAATCTCTTCACGCACTCGCCAGACAACTTGAGCAGGCGATCCGGGCAAGCCAGCCGTTCCAACAACTGAAACAGGCATATGAAGATGTCCGCCGCGATGAAACCGCCTATCGGGTGTTTGTCAGCTTCCGCGACATTCAACTCCGGCTTCACGAAAAACAAATGAGCGGGGCTGCCATTTTGCCGGATGAAATCGAGCAGGCGCAAAAGGCGATGGCACTTGCCCAACAAAACACCAAACTAGCCCGTCTGATGGCGCTTGAACAACAAATGAGCATGACGATCGCCGAAGTCCAACAAATCGCCATGAAACCGCTCGAAGAGTTGCACCGCTCGCTGATGGGGGAAAAATAAGGGGAGAACACCCGGTCGGGTGTTCTTTTTTTGTCCGTTCCGTCATAGTCATGAAAATGAAAAGAAATGCAAAGCTGCCAACGAACAAAAGAGCGGCGTGATGATCCGCTGATGGA includes the following:
- a CDS encoding YheC/YheD family protein translates to MISLGFVTLDEQQDRGYCTEVAKRAGRYGISVCRFSPLNIDPQTEHVHGFVFQEETNEWADAVFPIPPFLYDRCFYGHDDRSKKAKPIMRWLKQRPDLVFLGYGLPNKWEVYESLSAHPLLSAYVPPTVRLERADDMLELLRREQAVIAKPVHGSAGRGIYVIQKKGKTLSVQDGSGKERAVITRRRELDQLVTSLNRRDGYALQPLLSLSTPANEPFDLRVLLQKDETGRWIEQVRAVRIGHAGTWVANVRAGADIRPFADWLDCLPSPKRIVVLDSIETIIRTLPTYIDSEFGPLFEIGLDLGVADNGAVWILDVNSKPGRKVVNILSAEQQNGIYEAPLRYCLFLAGGGNSR
- a CDS encoding YlbF family regulator, translated to MSESLHALARQLEQAIRASQPFQQLKQAYEDVRRDETAYRVFVSFRDIQLRLHEKQMSGAAILPDEIEQAQKAMALAQQNTKLARLMALEQQMSMTIAEVQQIAMKPLEELHRSLMGEK
- a CDS encoding DUF445 domain-containing protein, coding for MDTFVYLLFMIAVGALIGGVTNFIAIVMLFRPYEPIYIFGKQLPFTPGLIPKRRRELAEQLGKTVVEHLVTPEGLRRKLTDHDFAVGMADWGREWLKRWLSRQETPAQLLERLGVHSPDERLSELAAKEIEQVYERWGETWRLRPIRDLLPPELKQTMEARVEALAGYLADRVLDYFSSEEGKQQLAGMIHRFFQERGMVGGMLQMLLGNVNFVDKVQSELSKFLRHAGTRAMLARLLWAEWNKWISYPLAAVEEMIGRRRIREAVSAAARSLVRNNGWLHRPIAVLIAPYEQKLFDRLVPQAVGAAVRVLGDKMEGIVAQLGLADIVRDQVESFSLRRLEAIILSIARRELKMITYLGAFLGGMIGAVQGVIGLWL
- a CDS encoding YheC/YheD family protein; this encodes MTYEFIIDKNGENTVTLPASLQANGQTAAAFGSVLVPCRIVSSSALTDRVVITSDVARRLSIPFAANVHVFLTAEAVHFGPLVGVFTAGFTKSLQRPVGGRSFFFAKLLAQEKQVGGFAFLFGPSHIDWENGMINGYFYTERGWERHTVPLPTVIYNRLPNRRIENNEMFQTITETLQTAYGIPVFNGHFFNKWDIYRQLATHREARPYLPATSAHITWQTVEQFLTRYTEAYVKPADGSLGRGIYHLAQKNNVYECRFRDEQGETKTALFPTAMALWHYLLAEAPLHRCVIQQAVPLMTVNGRPTDFRVHTNKNEYGQWQVSAIAAKIAGRQSITTHMNSGGIVKTLEDIFPDTAQRETVLARLHNAALTLSRCLDETSETLIGEIGFDLGVDKQGKIWMFEANSKPGRSIFKHPGLKEADERTSLLPLAYAVHLSKTAITEPEALWP
- a CDS encoding YheC/YheD family protein translates to MIVIGYRRDTGEWVCKEAGGLYRFGSGQLVFTASLPDLTFAVRAQGGRVGPLVGILVSESSIPALLGGRKPWLETVIRSFHANGGITIVSTAAGIGEKTVSGYVFVPALERFVESFTPLPDAVYNRVKSREEEQSEPFQTAAARLAARGIPLVNRSFFRKSDVYDTLRTDRRLWPYLLPTALVDTVDDVRAWLDQYSCIYVKQDSGSRGNGLFRLTALPGAAAICESPRGQKRLRALDELAPLLQSCRYIVQAAADTDTWNGRRYDLRVLAHWQRGRYTITGVGVRLAGTQSLTTHTFHGGTVLPYTEVKERIDEQALGQLIALSGERLSERFGFVGEFSADIGVGRERQLYVYEMNAKPMVFDEPEIETQRLRRLNQLFAELAHLVP
- a CDS encoding YheC/YheD family protein, coding for MNEQRTVAVLTEMKETSEQTYFGSIHRFCEELAQYGEERGLFVYVTSPSLYLQHIGYQWVGGEWRKRDVPPADVIYNRLHSRQSEYTPLFTGLLTRLAEEGGTIFNRRFLHKWEVHRYFERHEYLHPYLPKTALWNNEHTLEAFLAAFPSVFLKPIHGSQGRGIFCLERLDGGICLRHSTSASTAIYSSIDHVVSALRQRTKTTMIIQQGLDLRTFDGRPVDFRLLCHRVRNNDWRVTSAVARVAPPHQFVANLARGGELMAVNPVLREWYTASDAFQKKQLLKEIALEAAAVLTLEAEGLYGELGIDLAIDVHDHPWIIEVNTKPSKQTEPTASPQSVRPSAKAVMDYCLALMEERE